A genomic region of Sphingobium sp. HWE2-09 contains the following coding sequences:
- the hisS gene encoding histidine--tRNA ligase: protein MAKIETPRPVRGTQDMLGGTTEAFAERFAHVVATFDRVRKLYGFQRVEVPVFESTAVFARSLGESTDVVSKEMYTFEDRGGDSITLRPEFTAGISRAYITEGWQQYAPLKVATHGPLFRYERPQKGRFRQFHQLDAEIIGAGEPGADVELLVMADQLLKELGIEDGVTLTLNTLGDGPSRDAWRAALIAHFEGHRGELSEDSVERLAKNPLRILDSKDPRDRPVADSAPDIDAYLTDEARSFFEKVTAGLDAAGVAWERNARLVRGLDYYRHTAFEFVTDRLGAQGTVLGGGRYDGLIENLGGPATPAVGWAAGIERLAMLVDAPDIDKPTVVLIPMGEAAEAKATGIIADLRRAGVACDMGFRGNMKKRMQRANASGASWAIILGDDELARGEASVRNLGTGQQQAVTLDALIATVTAL, encoded by the coding sequence ATGGCGAAGATCGAAACACCGCGTCCGGTACGCGGCACGCAGGACATGTTGGGCGGCACCACGGAGGCGTTTGCGGAACGCTTCGCCCATGTCGTCGCGACGTTCGACCGGGTGCGCAAACTCTACGGATTCCAGCGGGTCGAAGTGCCAGTGTTCGAATCCACCGCCGTCTTCGCCCGCTCGCTGGGCGAAAGCACCGACGTCGTGTCCAAGGAAATGTACACGTTCGAAGATCGCGGCGGCGACAGCATCACCCTGCGCCCCGAATTTACCGCCGGGATCAGTCGCGCCTATATCACCGAAGGCTGGCAGCAATATGCGCCGCTGAAAGTCGCGACCCACGGCCCGCTGTTCCGCTACGAACGCCCGCAAAAGGGCCGCTTCCGCCAGTTCCACCAGCTTGACGCCGAAATCATCGGCGCGGGCGAACCGGGCGCGGACGTGGAACTGCTGGTGATGGCCGACCAGCTGCTCAAGGAACTGGGCATCGAAGACGGCGTGACGCTCACCCTCAACACGCTGGGCGACGGACCAAGCCGCGACGCCTGGCGCGCGGCGCTGATCGCCCATTTCGAGGGGCATCGGGGCGAATTGTCGGAAGACAGCGTCGAACGGCTGGCCAAGAACCCGCTCCGCATCCTCGACAGCAAAGACCCCCGCGACCGCCCGGTCGCCGACAGCGCGCCGGACATCGACGCCTATTTGACCGACGAAGCGCGCAGCTTCTTCGAAAAAGTGACGGCGGGCCTGGATGCTGCAGGCGTGGCCTGGGAACGCAACGCCCGCTTGGTCCGCGGCCTCGACTATTATCGCCACACCGCATTCGAGTTCGTCACCGACCGGCTGGGCGCACAAGGCACCGTGCTGGGCGGCGGGCGTTATGACGGCCTGATCGAAAATCTGGGCGGCCCCGCGACCCCGGCGGTCGGCTGGGCAGCGGGGATCGAGCGGCTGGCGATGCTGGTGGATGCGCCGGATATCGACAAGCCGACGGTTGTGCTCATCCCCATGGGCGAAGCGGCCGAAGCGAAGGCGACCGGGATCATCGCCGATCTGCGTCGCGCTGGCGTCGCCTGCGACATGGGCTTTCGCGGCAATATGAAGAAGCGGATGCAGCGCGCCAATGCGTCTGGTGCGTCTTGGGCGATCATATTGGGCGATGATGAACTGGCGCGGGGCGAAGCGTCCGTGCGCAATCTGGGCACGGGTCAGCAGCAGGCCGTTACGCTGGACGCGCTGATAGCAACGGTGACGGCGCTCTGA
- a CDS encoding M61 family metallopeptidase, with protein MIRSLAAALCLSTAIASPLFAQAAIRSKPTALPVNDATPAPKDIPYPGGAIRLEVDATDTVQRIFRVKETIPVAAAGALTLMMPAWLPGNHAPRGQIEKLTGLTFTANGQPVTWKRDPLNVYAFTIDVPQGVTEVVAQFQFLSATQPAQGRVVVTPKMLNIQWESVSLYPAGYYTRQIPIQATVTYPAGWQAATALRGTKSGNAVAYETIDYEALQDSPVFAGTHFKAVDLGNNVTLNLVADDADELDYKPEQMAKHKKLVAEAGALFGTYHFNHYDFLLAITDEMGGIGLEHHRSSENQVEPGYFKSWDKGEALLDRNLLPHEFTHSWDGKFRRPDLLWTPDFNVPMQDNLLWVYEGQTQFWGYVLGARSGMFSKQETLDAYAQIAAKLDTAVGRQWRPMEDTTLDPVISARRPKGWVSWQRSEDYYNEGLMIWLEADAIIAKATRGKKGLDDFAKAFFGINPGDWGQVVYNRGDVIKTLNDIAPYDWAGFFQKYVDSTTKETPKGGFILGGYKLVYGEEPGAITKAAEGASKAVDQSFGIGAIVKNDGEVSGVVWDSAAFKAGLVTGAKILAVNGDEFSGDAWKAAIKAKTPIQIILKQDKYYRVLTLDYSGGLRYPRLEKTGEGEGSLDKLLKART; from the coding sequence ATGATCCGCAGCCTTGCTGCCGCCCTTTGTCTTTCCACGGCGATCGCCAGCCCGCTGTTCGCGCAGGCCGCGATCCGGTCCAAGCCGACCGCGCTGCCGGTCAACGATGCCACGCCTGCACCAAAGGACATCCCCTATCCCGGCGGCGCGATCCGCCTAGAGGTTGATGCGACCGACACGGTGCAGCGCATCTTCCGCGTGAAGGAAACGATCCCGGTCGCCGCGGCCGGGGCGCTGACATTGATGATGCCCGCCTGGCTGCCGGGCAATCATGCGCCGCGCGGGCAGATCGAGAAGTTGACGGGCCTGACCTTTACCGCCAACGGCCAGCCGGTGACGTGGAAGCGCGACCCGCTCAACGTCTATGCCTTCACCATCGACGTGCCGCAGGGCGTGACGGAGGTCGTCGCGCAGTTCCAGTTCCTGTCCGCGACCCAGCCTGCCCAAGGCCGCGTAGTCGTGACGCCCAAGATGCTCAATATCCAATGGGAAAGCGTGTCGCTCTATCCGGCGGGCTATTATACGCGCCAGATCCCGATCCAGGCGACGGTCACCTATCCCGCAGGATGGCAGGCGGCGACCGCGCTGCGGGGCACGAAGAGCGGCAATGCCGTCGCCTATGAAACGATCGATTATGAGGCGTTACAGGATTCGCCGGTGTTCGCGGGCACGCATTTCAAGGCAGTGGACCTTGGCAATAATGTGACGCTGAACCTGGTCGCGGACGATGCCGACGAACTGGATTACAAGCCCGAGCAGATGGCCAAGCACAAGAAGCTGGTCGCCGAAGCGGGCGCGCTGTTCGGCACCTATCATTTCAACCATTATGACTTCCTGCTCGCCATCACCGACGAAATGGGCGGCATCGGGCTGGAGCATCATCGGTCTTCCGAGAATCAGGTCGAGCCGGGCTATTTCAAAAGCTGGGACAAGGGCGAGGCGTTGCTAGACCGCAACCTGCTGCCGCATGAATTCACCCATAGCTGGGACGGCAAGTTCCGCCGCCCCGACCTGCTGTGGACGCCCGATTTCAACGTGCCGATGCAGGATAATCTGCTGTGGGTCTATGAAGGGCAGACGCAATTCTGGGGCTATGTGCTGGGCGCGCGGTCGGGGATGTTCAGCAAGCAGGAGACGCTGGACGCCTATGCCCAGATCGCGGCGAAGCTGGACACGGCGGTCGGGCGGCAGTGGCGGCCGATGGAGGACACCACGCTGGACCCGGTCATCTCCGCCCGTCGGCCCAAGGGCTGGGTCAGCTGGCAGCGGTCCGAGGACTATTACAATGAAGGCCTGATGATCTGGCTGGAGGCCGACGCGATCATCGCCAAGGCGACGCGCGGGAAGAAAGGGCTGGACGATTTCGCCAAGGCCTTTTTCGGCATCAATCCGGGCGACTGGGGGCAGGTCGTCTATAATCGCGGCGACGTGATCAAGACGCTGAACGACATCGCGCCCTATGACTGGGCCGGTTTCTTCCAGAAATATGTCGACAGCACGACGAAGGAGACACCCAAGGGCGGCTTCATCCTGGGCGGCTACAAGCTGGTCTATGGCGAGGAACCGGGCGCGATCACCAAGGCGGCCGAGGGCGCGAGCAAGGCGGTCGACCAGAGTTTCGGCATCGGCGCGATCGTCAAGAATGACGGCGAAGTCAGCGGCGTCGTCTGGGACAGCGCGGCGTTCAAGGCGGGCCTTGTGACGGGCGCGAAAATACTCGCGGTCAATGGCGATGAATTTTCGGGCGACGCATGGAAAGCGGCGATTAAGGCCAAGACGCCGATCCAGATCATCCTGAAACAAGACAAGTATTATCGTGTTTTGACCCTCGATTATTCGGGCGGGCTGCGCTATCCGCGCCTGGAAAAGACAGGAGAGGGTGAAGGCAGCCTCGACAAGCTGCTTAAAGCCAGAACGTGA
- a CDS encoding aminotransferase-like domain-containing protein, whose product MTGGNLLNWTHAALPAAPGVARAYAHAVEALPAYLGDLGYDPLGLAVLRRAIAAHYERRGCPTSPDQIMVTNGAQQGFSLLLQWLAGPGDRVVIDHPTYHNAIQALQRAHVVPVPVGLPRQGWDVDAMEAAFRQTSPRFAYVIADFHNPTGRSMDPATRRALVAAAARTHTPLIVDETMVAMGLDFAPPPPVAMHDPSGRQVITLGSASKIFWGGLRVGWIRADPQTVAALGRLRTTMDMASPVVEQIAVAQLIDADVGLGERADLLRGRRDHLLGLIERRLPHWHVESPAGGLSLWAELPRAEATALAALAESLGVRIAAGPRFGVSGAFERFLRLPFTLPEEQLAIGVERLVEADARLHARMPKGRDSLAMALDADRLI is encoded by the coding sequence ATGACCGGCGGCAATCTGCTCAACTGGACCCACGCCGCCTTGCCCGCCGCGCCCGGCGTCGCGCGCGCCTATGCCCATGCGGTGGAGGCGCTGCCCGCCTATCTGGGCGACCTAGGCTATGATCCGCTGGGGCTGGCGGTGCTGCGCCGCGCGATCGCCGCCCATTATGAGCGGCGCGGCTGTCCGACATCGCCGGACCAGATCATGGTGACCAACGGCGCGCAGCAGGGTTTTTCGCTGCTGCTGCAATGGCTGGCGGGGCCGGGCGACCGCGTCGTGATCGACCATCCCACCTATCATAATGCGATCCAGGCGCTGCAACGCGCCCATGTCGTGCCGGTGCCAGTCGGCCTGCCGCGCCAAGGTTGGGACGTGGACGCGATGGAGGCGGCCTTCCGCCAGACCAGCCCGCGCTTCGCCTATGTCATCGCCGATTTCCATAACCCCACCGGGCGCAGCATGGACCCGGCCACGCGCCGCGCGCTGGTCGCCGCCGCGGCGCGCACCCATACGCCGCTGATCGTCGACGAAACCATGGTGGCGATGGGCCTGGATTTCGCGCCGCCGCCGCCCGTCGCGATGCACGATCCGTCGGGGCGACAGGTCATCACCCTGGGGTCGGCCAGCAAGATTTTCTGGGGCGGCTTGCGCGTCGGCTGGATTCGCGCCGATCCGCAGACGGTCGCAGCGCTCGGCCGCCTGCGCACGACGATGGACATGGCCAGCCCGGTGGTCGAACAGATCGCGGTCGCCCAGCTGATCGACGCCGATGTCGGCTTGGGCGAGCGGGCGGACCTGCTGCGCGGCCGACGCGATCATCTGCTGGGCCTGATCGAGCGGCGCTTGCCCCATTGGCACGTCGAATCGCCCGCGGGCGGCCTGTCGCTCTGGGCCGAACTGCCGCGTGCGGAGGCGACGGCGCTGGCCGCACTGGCGGAAAGCCTGGGCGTCCGCATCGCCGCCGGCCCGCGCTTCGGCGTCAGCGGCGCCTTCGAACGCTTCCTACGCCTGCCCTTCACCCTGCCCGAAGAGCAACTCGCCATCGGCGTCGAACGGCTGGTGGAAGCCGACGCCCGGCTCCACGCACGCATGCCCAAGGGCCGCGATTCGCTGGCGATGGCGCTAGACGCGGACCGGTTGATTTGA
- the prfA gene encoding peptide chain release factor 1, with protein sequence MHISPERIAQIEARRDEVQASMTRADLAPDAFVKLSKEYAEIEPVARAAHEVRRLRQELAALDVMAGGGDDPDADPLMREMAQEEMQLLKSQLPQAERALALQLLPRDSADARPAMLEIRAGTGGDEAALFAGDLFRMYQRYADTQGWKMELMTANASEVGGFKEVVASINGVGVFAKLKFESGVHRVQRVPATESGGRIHTSAATVAILPEPEEVDVQIADGDLKIDIYRASGAGGQHVNTTNSAVRITHLPTGTVVIQQDERSQHKNKAKAMQVLRARLYEAERERTQSEQAGARKAMVGSGDRSERIRTYNFPQGRVTDHRINLTLHRLPEILEGPGLADVIDALVAEDEAARLAQLDGVA encoded by the coding sequence ATGCACATCTCCCCCGAACGCATCGCGCAGATCGAGGCGCGCCGGGACGAGGTGCAGGCGTCGATGACGCGCGCCGACCTCGCGCCCGATGCGTTCGTGAAGCTGTCGAAGGAATATGCGGAGATCGAGCCGGTCGCCAGAGCCGCGCATGAAGTGCGCCGCCTGCGCCAGGAACTGGCCGCGCTCGACGTGATGGCAGGTGGCGGCGACGATCCCGATGCCGACCCCCTGATGCGCGAAATGGCGCAGGAGGAAATGCAGCTGCTCAAGAGCCAGCTGCCTCAGGCCGAACGCGCCCTGGCGCTGCAGTTGCTGCCCCGCGATTCCGCCGATGCCCGCCCCGCCATGCTGGAAATCCGCGCCGGCACCGGCGGCGACGAGGCGGCCCTGTTCGCGGGCGACCTGTTCCGCATGTATCAGCGCTATGCCGATACCCAGGGCTGGAAGATGGAGTTGATGACCGCCAATGCTTCCGAAGTCGGCGGCTTCAAGGAAGTGGTCGCCAGCATCAACGGCGTCGGCGTCTTCGCCAAGCTGAAGTTCGAAAGCGGCGTGCACCGCGTCCAGCGCGTCCCTGCGACCGAAAGCGGCGGGCGCATCCACACCTCTGCGGCGACCGTCGCGATCCTGCCCGAACCCGAGGAAGTCGACGTCCAGATCGCCGATGGCGACCTCAAGATCGACATCTACCGCGCATCGGGCGCAGGTGGGCAGCACGTCAACACCACCAATTCGGCGGTGCGCATCACCCATCTGCCCACCGGCACCGTCGTCATCCAGCAGGATGAACGATCGCAGCACAAGAATAAGGCGAAGGCGATGCAGGTGCTGCGCGCCCGCCTCTACGAAGCCGAACGCGAACGCACCCAGAGCGAACAGGCGGGCGCGCGCAAGGCGATGGTGGGATCGGGCGACCGCTCCGAACGCATCCGCACCTATAATTTCCCTCAGGGCCGCGTCACCGACCACCGCATCAACCTGACCCTGCACCGCCTGCCCGAAATTCTCGAAGGGCCGGGCTTGGCCGACGTCATCGACGCGCTGGTCGCGGAAGACGAAGCCGCGCGCCTGGCGCAGCTGGACGGGGTGGCGTGA
- a CDS encoding DUF4167 domain-containing protein, which produces MINNRQAGRRNRGRNNNNGRPNGNNRGGGDNGNRIDNRARGNATQLLEKYRNMARDAQMAGDRVNAEYYLQFADHYFRVLADNRARQEEQQPRPRNRDENFDQDGDDFDNGFDNADDFRTDQQHAYDRTPREQTSYDRAPREQGQRDQGQRDQGQRDQGQRDQAPRDQDRRSERQDDNRDNREAREPRDNRDQRDGRNNGIRRDRPRRERFNADGNVPVQQEMGVEGPTGSPAAEPAPQPAAAAPQAATAPEAEAPRPRRGRPRKVVADSEASEGLDLTVLPPSIARADNDAEATEDAPKKRTRRVRPATEAAE; this is translated from the coding sequence TTGATCAACAACCGGCAGGCCGGCCGCCGCAATCGCGGCCGGAACAATAACAACGGACGTCCCAACGGCAACAACCGGGGCGGTGGCGACAACGGTAACCGCATCGACAACCGCGCGCGCGGCAACGCGACCCAGCTTCTTGAGAAATACAGGAACATGGCGCGCGATGCCCAGATGGCGGGCGATCGGGTGAACGCCGAATATTATCTCCAGTTCGCCGATCATTATTTCCGCGTGCTGGCCGACAATCGCGCCCGTCAGGAGGAGCAACAGCCCCGCCCGCGCAACCGCGACGAGAATTTCGACCAGGATGGCGATGATTTCGACAACGGCTTCGACAATGCCGACGATTTCCGCACCGACCAGCAGCACGCCTATGACCGCACCCCGCGGGAACAGACCAGCTATGATCGTGCTCCGCGCGAACAGGGGCAACGCGACCAAGGTCAGCGAGATCAGGGCCAGCGCGACCAAGGTCAGCGCGATCAGGCGCCTCGCGACCAGGATCGTCGCTCCGAACGGCAGGACGATAATCGCGACAATCGTGAAGCCCGCGAACCGCGCGACAACCGCGACCAGCGCGACGGGCGTAACAATGGCATCCGTCGCGACCGTCCGCGCCGCGAACGCTTCAACGCCGACGGCAACGTGCCGGTGCAGCAGGAAATGGGCGTAGAGGGACCGACCGGCAGCCCCGCCGCCGAACCCGCGCCCCAGCCTGCCGCCGCAGCGCCCCAAGCCGCGACTGCGCCCGAAGCCGAAGCGCCCCGCCCGCGTCGTGGCCGCCCGCGCAAGGTCGTGGCCGACAGCGAAGCGAGCGAAGGGCTGGACCTGACGGTGCTGCCGCCATCGATCGCCCGCGCCGACAATGACGCCGAAGCGACCGAGGACGCGCCCAAGAAGCGCACCCGCCGCGTCCGTCCGGCGACCGAAGCCGCCGAATAA
- a CDS encoding DUF4139 domain-containing protein: MKAARLLSLLLPVLPLSAFPLSAQTQSAADPTGASAQGDVAVTIYNNGQSLVQDDRQLPVTAGRNRIEFPDVSARIRPETVNLSGPGLAIVEQNFDYDLLSPDKLMDKAVGQEVTLLRTNPATGAETRERAKILAANGGIVLQIGTRIEVLRDDGLPVRVIFDRVPPNLRARPTLSVTVQADRGGTVPARLSYLTPNLGWTADYVALFDAAKGAMDMQGWVTLTNNTGTTFTDAKTILVAGNPANGGGRNNWWQASGGVGSGAIDQAGTESGPRERLGDYYLYPLAARTTIANAQQKQVSFLDVKGAPARATYEYLNGWLGSSADPISASSVLKFSTSKQGGLGDQLPAGAIRVYMRDARGNPQFIGENNIDHTPMGSSMALRTGEAFDVKVRPTVEQRTRKGSARWETKMRYTLTNARAEPVTIDLAQQGLWGDTRVTAQSLEGKRISADRMEWSVPVPANGTVDLSVTFDSRY; encoded by the coding sequence ATGAAAGCCGCGCGCCTGCTGTCCTTGCTGCTGCCCGTCCTGCCTCTGTCGGCCTTTCCTCTGTCCGCCCAGACGCAAAGCGCCGCCGATCCTACCGGCGCGAGCGCGCAGGGCGATGTCGCCGTCACCATCTATAATAATGGCCAGTCGCTGGTGCAGGACGATCGCCAACTGCCGGTGACGGCGGGGCGCAATCGCATCGAATTTCCCGACGTATCGGCGCGCATCCGGCCCGAAACGGTCAACCTGTCCGGTCCCGGCCTTGCCATCGTCGAACAGAATTTCGACTATGATCTGCTGTCGCCCGACAAGCTGATGGACAAGGCGGTCGGGCAGGAGGTGACGCTGCTGCGCACCAATCCCGCCACCGGCGCGGAAACGCGTGAGCGCGCCAAGATCCTGGCGGCCAATGGCGGCATCGTCCTCCAGATCGGCACGCGGATAGAGGTGCTGCGCGACGATGGCCTGCCCGTCCGCGTCATCTTCGACCGGGTGCCGCCCAATTTGCGCGCCCGCCCGACCCTGTCGGTCACGGTGCAGGCGGATCGCGGCGGCACGGTGCCGGCGCGCCTCTCCTACCTCACGCCCAATCTCGGCTGGACCGCCGACTATGTCGCGCTGTTCGACGCGGCAAAGGGCGCGATGGACATGCAGGGCTGGGTAACGCTCACCAACAACACCGGCACGACCTTCACCGACGCCAAGACGATATTGGTCGCGGGCAACCCGGCCAATGGCGGCGGCCGCAACAACTGGTGGCAGGCGTCGGGTGGGGTCGGCAGCGGCGCGATCGACCAAGCCGGCACGGAAAGCGGCCCGCGCGAACGGCTGGGCGACTATTATCTCTACCCGCTCGCCGCGCGCACCACGATCGCCAACGCCCAGCAAAAGCAGGTCAGCTTCCTCGACGTCAAGGGCGCCCCGGCCCGCGCGACCTATGAATATCTCAATGGCTGGCTTGGCAGTTCCGCCGATCCGATAAGCGCATCGAGCGTACTCAAATTTTCGACCTCGAAACAGGGCGGCCTGGGCGACCAACTGCCCGCCGGCGCGATCCGCGTCTATATGCGCGACGCGCGCGGCAATCCGCAATTCATTGGCGAAAACAATATCGACCATACGCCGATGGGCTCGTCCATGGCGCTGCGCACCGGCGAAGCCTTCGACGTGAAAGTCCGGCCCACCGTCGAACAGCGCACCCGCAAGGGCAGCGCGCGCTGGGAAACCAAAATGCGCTACACCCTCACCAACGCCCGCGCGGAACCGGTGACGATCGACTTGGCGCAGCAGGGGCTGTGGGGTGATACCCGCGTCACGGCCCAGAGCCTGGAAGGCAAGCGCATCTCGGCCGACCGGATGGAATGGAGCGTACCGGTGCCCGCCAACGGCACGGTCGACCTCAGCGTCACCTTCGATTCGCGTTATTGA
- a CDS encoding DUF4139 domain-containing protein, with product MLTIAASAQAGTVLSAKANSVAVTVYREPGRAKGAIDRNWPGGYALITEMREVDLPQGESTIRFEGVAEGLMPETAILSGLPRGVREKNRDARLLSPAGLVDAYLKRSVTLRRTDRKTGKVTEQDAIISAGPTGGVILKTAQGYETLGCSGLPERMLYPRAPADLSPRPTLSVIATSDRPIRARLQLTYLAEGFDWAANYVADMADDGRTLDLMAWLTVANGGVTGFPDAQLSVIAGQPNKQGRRPQPRPTGGPLRLACWPMDVTSTHPRWDMFPVDGPPAAMMMEGAQDIVVTSSRRTDRVTMAAPAPPPPPPPPPPPPPEDVGDLKLYRVPVTVDVAANAQKQVALLRQPDVKAERLYAATIGYDERQGESRPMTLRLRLQNRKDHGLGLAMPSGRVAIFEEVGGQRLLAGEADIGDKAEGERVDYDLALSPDVRVAARLSAQSRKKRAWTITLSNARPFAVTAEVTIPHDITPRPTDMERRGNSWIWRATIPANDTIARSYGERLAR from the coding sequence TTGTTGACGATCGCTGCGTCGGCCCAGGCGGGCACCGTCCTCTCCGCCAAAGCCAATTCGGTCGCCGTCACCGTCTATCGCGAACCGGGCCGGGCGAAGGGCGCGATCGACCGCAACTGGCCGGGCGGCTATGCGCTGATCACCGAAATGCGTGAGGTCGATTTGCCCCAGGGCGAATCGACGATCCGCTTCGAAGGCGTTGCCGAAGGGCTGATGCCCGAAACCGCGATCCTGTCCGGCCTGCCGCGCGGCGTGCGGGAAAAGAACCGGGACGCCCGGCTGCTGTCCCCCGCCGGGCTGGTCGACGCCTATTTGAAACGCAGCGTCACCCTGCGCCGCACCGACCGCAAGACCGGCAAGGTGACGGAGCAGGACGCGATCATCAGCGCCGGGCCGACCGGCGGCGTGATCCTGAAGACTGCGCAGGGCTATGAGACGCTGGGCTGCAGCGGCCTGCCCGAACGGATGCTCTATCCCCGGGCGCCCGCCGACCTGTCGCCCCGCCCGACCCTGTCGGTGATCGCGACCAGCGACCGCCCGATCCGCGCCCGCCTGCAACTCACCTATCTCGCCGAAGGGTTCGACTGGGCCGCCAATTATGTCGCGGACATGGCCGACGATGGCAGGACGCTGGACCTGATGGCTTGGCTGACGGTCGCCAATGGCGGCGTCACCGGCTTCCCCGACGCGCAACTGAGCGTCATCGCGGGCCAGCCCAACAAGCAGGGCCGCAGGCCGCAGCCCCGCCCGACCGGCGGCCCGCTGCGCCTCGCCTGCTGGCCGATGGACGTCACCAGCACGCATCCGCGCTGGGATATGTTCCCGGTGGACGGCCCGCCCGCCGCGATGATGATGGAGGGGGCGCAGGATATCGTCGTGACCTCGTCCCGCCGCACCGACCGCGTCACCATGGCCGCGCCCGCCCCGCCGCCCCCACCGCCGCCGCCGCCCCCACCACCCCCGGAGGATGTCGGCGATCTCAAACTCTACCGCGTCCCGGTGACCGTCGATGTCGCCGCCAATGCGCAAAAGCAGGTCGCCCTGCTGCGTCAGCCGGACGTGAAGGCGGAACGCCTCTATGCCGCGACCATCGGCTATGACGAGCGCCAGGGCGAATCGCGGCCGATGACGCTGCGACTGCGGCTCCAGAACCGGAAGGACCATGGTCTGGGCCTCGCCATGCCATCCGGCCGGGTCGCGATCTTCGAAGAGGTCGGCGGCCAGCGCCTGCTCGCGGGCGAAGCCGATATCGGCGACAAGGCGGAGGGCGAACGCGTCGATTACGACCTGGCGCTCAGCCCGGACGTCCGCGTCGCCGCACGGCTGTCAGCGCAATCGCGCAAGAAACGCGCCTGGACGATCACGCTCAGCAACGCCCGGCCATTCGCGGTGACGGCGGAAGTCACCATCCCCCATGACATCACGCCGCGCCCGACCGACATGGAACGGCGCGGCAATAGCTGGATCTGGCGCGCCACCATCCCCGCCAATGACACGATCGCCCGGTCCTATGGCGAGCGTCTGGCGCGTTAG
- the prmC gene encoding peptide chain release factor N(5)-glutamine methyltransferase has translation MTIESVPDALRAATVQLAVASDTARLDAELLMAHALGLSRRDLLLRQRDLAVPATFASLLDRRLSGEPIAHITGTRDFWTISLSVTPDTLIPRPDSETLIEAAVDHFSARPPATILDLGTGSGALLLAALDQWPTARGLGIDASAAALAVAQANAARLGMADRADFRPGDWATGVTGAFDLLLINPPYIVADLPLTGDVLREPASALFAGADGLDDYRRIAPDLPRLIAPGGMAAIEIGYDQKDSVGALLRDQGLYVAVRRDLIGHDRCLIATHPA, from the coding sequence ATGACGATCGAAAGCGTCCCCGACGCCCTGCGCGCCGCAACCGTCCAACTCGCTGTCGCAAGCGACACCGCCCGCCTGGACGCCGAACTGCTGATGGCCCATGCGCTGGGCCTGTCGCGGCGCGACCTGTTGCTGCGCCAGCGTGACCTCGCCGTTCCTGCGACCTTCGCGTCCCTGCTGGACCGCCGCCTGTCGGGCGAACCGATCGCCCATATCACCGGCACGCGCGATTTCTGGACGATCAGCCTGTCCGTGACGCCCGACACGCTGATCCCCCGCCCGGACAGCGAAACGCTGATCGAGGCGGCAGTGGACCATTTCTCGGCCCGCCCGCCCGCCACGATCCTCGACCTTGGCACCGGCTCCGGCGCGTTGCTGCTCGCCGCGCTCGACCAGTGGCCCACCGCGCGCGGCCTGGGCATCGATGCGTCCGCTGCGGCGCTGGCGGTGGCGCAGGCCAATGCCGCGCGGCTGGGCATGGCCGACCGCGCCGATTTCCGGCCGGGCGACTGGGCAACCGGCGTCACAGGGGCGTTCGACCTGTTGCTGATCAACCCGCCCTATATCGTCGCGGACCTGCCCCTGACGGGCGATGTGCTGCGCGAACCGGCAAGCGCCTTGTTCGCCGGAGCGGACGGGCTGGACGATTATCGCCGTATCGCGCCCGACCTGCCTCGTTTGATCGCGCCGGGCGGCATGGCGGCGATCGAGATCGGCTATGACCAAAAGGACAGTGTCGGCGCGTTGCTGCGCGATCAGGGGCTATATGTCGCGGTACGGCGCGATTTAATCGGCCATGATCGCTGCCTGATCGCCACCCATCCTGCCTAG
- the ppa gene encoding inorganic diphosphatase: protein MNIELIPVGDDPPNSLNVIIEVPVGGEPVKYEFDKASGALFVDRILHTPMRYPANYGFVPHTLSPDGDPLDALVIARSPFVPGSVVRARPIAVLNLEDEAGGDEKLVCVPDNKTFPYYADISEKDDLPGIVMEQIEHFFTHYKDLEKTKWVRIGTWGGADDAKQITLEAIARYQASKKAD, encoded by the coding sequence ATGAACATCGAACTGATCCCGGTCGGCGACGATCCGCCCAACAGCCTGAACGTCATCATCGAAGTGCCGGTGGGCGGCGAACCGGTGAAATATGAATTCGACAAGGCCAGCGGCGCGCTGTTCGTGGACCGCATCCTGCACACGCCGATGCGCTATCCCGCCAATTACGGCTTCGTGCCGCACACGCTGTCGCCCGATGGCGATCCGCTGGACGCGCTGGTCATCGCCCGCTCGCCCTTCGTCCCCGGCTCCGTCGTGCGGGCGCGCCCGATCGCGGTGCTGAACCTGGAAGACGAAGCGGGTGGCGATGAAAAGCTGGTCTGCGTGCCCGACAACAAGACCTTCCCTTATTATGCCGACATCAGCGAGAAGGACGACCTGCCCGGCATCGTGATGGAGCAGATCGAGCATTTCTTCACCCACTATAAGGATCTGGAAAAGACCAAGTGGGTGCGCATCGGTACGTGGGGCGGGGCAGACGACGCCAAGCAGATCACGCTGGAAGCGATCGCGCGCTATCAGGCGAGCAAGAAGGCGGACTGA